The Chryseobacterium indologenes genomic sequence CTTCATATCCAAGAAGTGGTACGGCCGGGATGATGTTTTCAGAGCTTTTGATTCTGTTTCCGTACAGTCCGATATAATAGGCAGATGCCATGAGCTGCACTTTGGGAATCATCCATGTTTTTTCTGCTTTTATTTTGTAATCGGCGGCACTGATCCCGTGTTCGAGTGCTCTGATCTCAGCTCTCTGGTCGATTCCTTTTTCTGCTGCCAATAATTCCACAGGTGATAAGACAGGATCTATCATTCTGAGACGTTCCCTGTTGATTCCGGTTAAAATATAAAGCTGGGTAAGAAGAAGTTCTTTTTTCCCTTCATATTCTACAACTTTTGCGTTCAAAGTAGCCTGAGCCAATTCAATTTTTTTGTGATCATAAGGAGTGATCAAGCCGTATCCCAAGGCTTTGTCGGCTGTCTTCTTGTTGATATCAAGTCTTTTTTGCTTTCATCAAGCACTTTTTTAGACTGATGAATGAGTGCGAGTTGATCATAGGCTTTAGAAATACTGGCGACTACTTCATCCCTGGTTTTTTCCAACATGATATCTTCGGATTTTTTCTTTTCTTCCACTGCTTTTTTCAGGTATTTAACTTTCCCTCCGGAATACAGGAGCATTTTGGCATCTGCCTTGGCAACACCGGAAAATCCTGATACATTGAAGTTATTATTAAAAGCGCCTTCAGGGATGTTGATAAAGGGAGCGAGGTTAATTTCAGAGGAAGTCAATCTTGCAGTTCCGTTCATGTAGCCTACTTTACCGCTTAATTCCAGGGTAGGAAGGAAAAGATCTTTCAGCTTATGTTCGTCAAGATCAGTAAGTTTATTCTGGGTAATCTGCATTTTGAGATTAGAATCTCTAACCATTGCACTATCAAGCAGTTCTTTAAAATCCGGCGCAGACTGAGCCCAGCCCAACACAGGAAAAGCAAAAAAACTAAACGTAAAAATCAATAAATTGTTTTTCATGGTTTATGTTTATAACAAATATAATGCAAAAATGTTTACATTTTCACAGATCAGCAATTGAATTGAATGAATTTAAAATTGGTTTAAAATAAGTTTAACCATAATCCATTATTTATCATTACCGTAGCAAAACTGTTTAGTTTTAATTTAAGGAATGTTTTAAATTAAAAAATTTCAGATTTTGTTTTGATTTATAGCTTCTACCGGCAGCAATTTCTTTTACTTTATCAGAATTTAAAACGAAAAGAACTCCGAGGTATTGTCGGAGTTCTTTATTATTGATATGAAGTATGCTTCTTGTATACTTCTTCATTTAATGGCTACATGCAGGTGATTTTACTTCTGAACGGCTTTTTTCATGGCATTGTCCGGACGTAAAATTCTGTAACGAACTTCAACATCTTTAGGAACGTAAAATACAAGTGGTAATTTGCTATTGTATCCTACGACTTCCGGTTTCAGTGTTACAAACTTCTTTGTTGGTTTCTGTCCCGGGCATCCCATTAAGGTTCCCGCCGTCTCACCGTTAGATTCCACTTCGTAATAGTTGTATCCCCATCCCTGAAGATCCTGGCTTTTCATGATTCCCATTAAGAAATAGTTGTTACAATCTACCGTTTTTTCAATTCCGGCAAAAACCTCGACTTTTAAATCTCTTTCGTTTTTTTCTATCGGAAGCTGAATATATACCTGTTTAAATCCTTCTTTAGCTTTGGGGAACATTTCAATCTGCAGTTTTTCAAACTTTTCAGCTTTCTTTTGAGCGAAAGCATTTACCCCTGCCATTAATATCAATCCTGTAATTAAAGTTTTTGAAAATTTCATTTTATTTGGTTTACAATTTTAATTACTTCCCTATAGCCAAAAATCATTCCAAAATCTGAACACCGCTTCCTTTTGTGTGAGCATTCATCTGTGGTGCGTAGTAATTCTGCATAGTGGTAATTACATTAGAGAATTTCCCTGAGGCATTCGCTACGACATCATACTCAAATACATATTTCCCTTTCGGCATATACTGAATATAGAAATTGGTAGAAGCGTCTTTTGCCGACTGATAATAGCCCAGGTTATTTTTCCATTGATATCCGGATAACGCATCAAGAGGTTCAAATCCTGCCGCACGCATATCTTTAATATGAATAAACTCCATAGGTCTGTCGGTATTCAAAATCATTCTTACCGTTACTTTATCCCCTACTTTCAGTGGTGTTTCCGGTGAAATTTTCTGCAGTTCTTCTCCGTTTACTGTTTTTATTTTTTTGTAAAGCTCTTTGGTTACAGCAATATAATTTTCAGAAGATTTGATTTTATCCAGATCTTCATAATACTGCCAGAACAATCCTCCCTGAACAATACCAGGGCCTGGTTTGGTAACCGTAACAGTTCCCAGGTTCTTGTCTATCACATCAGTTTTCAGAGTAGATTTTACATACCCTGAAGCCTGGGTTTGAGGGGTCAGTTCTTTTCCTCCCCAAACGATAGTTGCTTTATCACTTTCTGCGCCCGTCCATGATTTTCCGGAATTCAGGATCGTAAAGATTACTTCTGAAGTTCCTCTTGAGCTTCCCCATGAATTCACTTCTTTCTGAGTCACCAGCCAGATTTTCATATCTTCTATAAAGTTCTGGTCGTTTGGTTTAAGCTTATTAAATGCTTCCAAAGCTCCTGCATGATTCACTACTTTTGAGCTGAACCATCCCCAGTCATTCAGATTCTGTTTCCAGTATACTCCTTGTGTTTTGGTATCGGTAGAAGTTTCTTTCAGGTAGGTCATCAGTTTATCTGAAACATCTTTTATTCCATAATCGTTCATCAGCAATGCTGCACGATGCAATCCGAAGAATGTGAAATCCGTTATTTTAGCTGTTTTGGCTTTTTGTTTTACCAACGTTTTCAATGTAGCTCCTTTACCTTTCAAAGGGTATTGTTTTTCCCAATAATTACGGGTATCAAGGAAATCAAGCACCCAATTGTTCCAGATATTTTTATCTTTCACCTCCCAGTATTTGTCAATTTCGTTATCAACATACTGAATAAGTCTGGTTACTAATTCTTTCTGATCTGAACTTTGATAATCTTTCACGTTATCTTTTAACCAGGTGTTTATTTTACCGAGATTCTTAAGGATATATAATGAAGTTCCGTAAGAACTCGGGTATCCGGCATACCATGAGAAACCACCGTCCGGATTCTGCAATTTTTTAAAGTCATCCCAGTCCTGATTGATTGAATTTTTCATCGTATTGGCATCAAACAATAATGCCAGTTTTTGCATCTGCTCATCCTCGTTCTTACTTTGCAGTACCCAAGGAGTTTCTTCCAGCAATACCTGTTTCAGTTCCTGATTTTTCTCTAGATTTGAATTCAGCAGTCCTTTATTCTGATATTCTTCAAAAATGGTTTTCATTTTTGGATTGGCTTTAAATACTTCCGAAGCGAGTACATCAGCAAACCATTTATTAAAAATGACATCTGCTGAATTGTTCTGGTCATTTTTAAGGCTTGGAAGGGCAAACATGATCTCCCATATCGGATTGGTAGTCAGTTCCAGCGTATTGGAAACATTGGAGGCTGTAGTGGATGTATTATTTGTAAGGTTATCCAGTACAAATGTTTTGGTTTCTCCTTCTTTTACAAAAACAGGCACCGCATCGGTCACCAGCATTCTGTTGGGCAGTATAGCCACCGCCTGTTGTTCTCCGTCAGAAAACGCTCCTGCTTTCGCCACAACTTTCAGAATAACAGATGATACGTTATTCGGAACTTTTAATTTCCAGGTTAAAGCTCCGTTACCGTTTTCATTTACATTGAAATTTTGTGTAGCAGAAGTTAATCCGAATTTTGAGGAAATATCCTCATTAGTGAACGCATCCAGGATTCTAAGTTCTGCAGAACCATTCATTTTTTTATCGGTAAGGTTTGATAGTTTTGACTGTAAATTCAGTTCATCACCTTCTCTTAAAAATCTTGGATAATTTGGTGTTACCGAGAATTCTTTCTGAGTTACAACCTGCTTTTCCAGGGTTGTAGCTCTGGCATCTTTAGTATGCGCGAGGAACATCAGTTTCCATTTTGTCAATGCTTCCGGAGAAGTAAATTCGAAGTTCACATTTCCTTCGGCATCTGTTTTCAGGTCCGGATAGAAGAATGCTGTTTCGTTAAGATTCTGACGTACGGGAACTTTTTCAAGATCCTCTTTTTGTTCTGCCTGATCGGCTACAGCATCAGCCTGCTCTGCCACAACTTCTGATGCTACTTTTGAAACAGCTTTTTTACTTCTGGCGTAGCCTGTCATTACCACTTCCTCAACTCTGCTTTCTCTTGCGATCGCAGACGGAGCCGGCAAGGCTGTATTATAAACAGATACTCCTCTGACACTACCGGCAAGGTTTGAATATATATCACCGTCAAACCAGTTAAAGTTCGGTACATCTACATAATTTCCATTGAAATACTGTAGTCTTTTCTGATAACTTCTTTGGGTCAGGAAGCTTCTCAGAACATAAGAACTCACGATGTTAAAAGGCACATAAAGTCTGTTCCAGCTATACGTATTTACGGCAAACTGATCCAGAGACATATCATACATATTGGCAAGCACTTCTGCGTTGATCTTTTCTTTTTCATTACCCGTTACTTTTACCGTCCACTTTTCCTTTGAATTCGGCTCAAGCTTATCCCTGAAAGTTACCGTTTCAATTTTTAAAGGCTGTTCTGTATCTTTTATTTTTAAGGTGACAGATTCAGTACTGATATCATTAAAAGCCACCACCTGGAACTGAATGTTCAATTGGGATACACTTTTATCTTTAGGAATATCAGCCGTATACTCCAGAATACCTTTTTTCAACTGATAGGTTTCTGTAAGCGTTTTTCCTGAACCATCCTGAACAAAAACATTCACCAAAGCATCCGGAATAGCAGAATACACATACATTTTCACTTTCTCTCCTCTTGATACTTCCTCTTTTGGTGCAATAACCGTCAGGAATGGTTTTTGGGTCGGTTTCAAGGAGTTTTTATCCCAGACACTGAAATACTGAGCCGATTTGATGGTGTCTTTTCCTTCGATATTGAAAAGCTCCAGCTGATAGTCTCCGGCTTCCAACTTTCCAAGTTCCAGAGCAGGAGAAGGTTGTTGCTGTCTTTCCACAACAACTTTTTCTGTTTTCCAGTTTTTGATTTCATCATTTTTATCAAACAGATCATGCGGAAACTTAGTGATGAATTCTTCTTTTGAATACTTTGGCAGATTCTGAACATCCATTTTAAAGTTGCTTCTGAAGACCCTATCAGGAGCGCTCAGTTTTGAAAGTTTAACCTGATAAGGTTTTTTCAGATCCTGCTCGTTGTAATTCTTGGTTTCAACCTTTAGTTTTACATTTTGATCACTGAAGGTATTGTTGATATCGTCAGCTTTAATATAGTGAGAGACCGAAGCTACTTTCAGTTGCGTATTTCCGGATTGGGTTTCTCCGTTGATGTCTGTAACAGAGGCATTGATCTCATAATTATCAATCTGAATTCCTTCAAGTTTTTCATCTTTCTTAAGATCTAAACGGATGACAAACTCTCCTTTTTCGTTGGTTTTAACTTCTCCCAGAATTGAATTCTCATTATCATCACCCTGTGGGTACCACCAGAAATAACGCCATCTGATATTATGTTTTTTAATTTCATAATTTACGGAGGTATTGCTAAGGGCTACGCCTGAAAACATCATGGCTTTCGCCTTCAGCTCTATGGTCTGTCCATATTTATATTCATCTTTTACAGGATCAAAGGTAACTTCGAATTTAGGTCGTTTGTATTCTTCTACCCTGATATCTTTGTATCCGCTGTTGCTATCTGTTTGAAGGTAAAAAGTACCATTCAGTTTACCTTTGGGAAGGATAAAGCTTCCGTGATAAGAACCGAATTCATTGGTGGTAAAGTTTTGAGAAGAAACTTCCTGATTATTGGCATCTATCAACGTTATTTTTTGTTTTAATCCTGAAAGTACAGATTCTACTTCTTTATTGATTGTGGTATTGACTACCTTAAAGTAGACTGTTTGCCCAGGACGATAAATGGCTCTGTCTGTAAAGATCTGAGAGGTTGAGCGGGCTTCTTTATTAGAATTATAATCTTCTGCATATCCTGACGTTCCGTATACCTGCATGATTTGAAAATCATTGCTTTTAGGCTGCTGAATAAGGAAGGTTCTGTAATACTCGTTGCTCTTACCTGAAGGAAATTTAAACACTCCTTTTTCATTGGTTTTTCCATCAAGTTTAGTTAATGTTTTGTTGCTTACAAACTCATAGAATACTAGATTCTCATTGGTTACCGGCTTTCCGTTTTCGCTATTGACTAATTTGAGTTCGTTTAAAAGGGGATTTCTGTCAGCTTTAGATTGATACACAATTTTATTTCCGGAAACCAGCATATGGAAATTCTGTCGGGAATCATTGTCTTTCGGATCTGATCCTGCTACAGAATATTCTACAACATAAATTCCTGCCGGAAGGGGTTTAATTTCCAGTGAAGTTTTATGAGTCTGATAGTCTTTCGGATCTGTAAGCTGGTAGGATTCTTTTCTGACCAGGTTTTTTTTACCTTTCCGTAGGTATTGCTGTATGAATTCTGAACATACTGCATGAATGACAGATAATCCTCT encodes the following:
- a CDS encoding ecotin, which codes for MKFSKTLITGLILMAGVNAFAQKKAEKFEKLQIEMFPKAKEGFKQVYIQLPIEKNERDLKVEVFAGIEKTVDCNNYFLMGIMKSQDLQGWGYNYYEVESNGETAGTLMGCPGQKPTKKFVTLKPEVVGYNSKLPLVFYVPKDVEVRYRILRPDNAMKKAVQK